From a single Bacteroidia bacterium genomic region:
- a CDS encoding PQQ-binding-like beta-propeller repeat protein, with the protein MKSLLLTTSFLFLYSLLPAQTGINLLWQKELTNTAGPKTLELNAVQALDNGTVVAGYSSTQVGIIMYIARYQTNGTLAWDTTLATPNNSSFLHLALDNQGNIYAVGSEIIGGFNERQIHLIKFNANGQVQWHQTYRGPSNQYASPGRLRQVGNYLYLAGSEKSSQNYEVTWLAQYDLNGNLQWDQTFDPGSEAGFADFAVDNAGKVTAVGYADYGYSFLAVQYASNGTLNWQYPDTLTSDVEAYLVGVAADDNGNLYAVGTLETGPFSEQDIVTLKLNQDGEFLWQKQFNNGDANSGAEIRLGTNGTIYTFGNKEDNFDEFALIIAYDSSGAKLWEVDYEIDFYTTVVAAELAANGDIYLGVQDFDSLGFVRYSSTGALQTTKTYGANQAQYLTDISLSADHLYATGVEGEQATTTLFSLQSNTLAEEFLAQPRGEALSDAQPGTLITDGNHLWLSTFSDDGDTGRFAITKLDPGGQVLWERSKSYSAAIPSFSYLQHDGAGNVAGLFQNSKNVSAGYSGLLSYDANGTERFTVLLDSAVVYDAGGLALDNAGNSYITGINTGTKQMFISRYDATGTLQWTRFYQSPSSSFPYSKPYEMKYTAGGKLVIAAIHKGANNDNDLHIFQYTTDGTLEWHKDVANQSGNLTDFAGMEIATNGDISIFGSSGIGNYVAARFDSTGTLLWDEKGSTGSLGAPRRMAVDTQGRTYLCFSTNSHVYVRLLNTSGGLITDAQLSLPSTGSFYFPWRCAIVNDQLAILGEHLTPAGGVPFQMLLDNQLSLVYGYIDSLQRAKIQAMAVDPTGDLYGAYTTGDLSLSEGYRGALVRKYTIGTVGLEGDFLPGTQSMRIYPNPAREEIWVGLDVTQPGQYRFSLYDLQGRRVARLGESTLTPGLQEIRFSLPAQLNEGVYLLGVASEQGRTFRRLMVR; encoded by the coding sequence CCCTCGCCTGGGATACAACTCTCGCCACCCCCAACAATAGTTCTTTTCTGCACCTCGCGCTGGACAATCAGGGAAATATTTACGCTGTCGGATCCGAAATCATTGGGGGCTTCAATGAGCGTCAGATCCACCTCATCAAGTTTAACGCCAACGGGCAGGTCCAGTGGCATCAGACCTACCGCGGTCCGTCCAACCAGTATGCCAGCCCCGGTCGCCTCCGGCAGGTGGGCAATTATCTCTACCTCGCTGGGAGCGAGAAAAGCAGCCAAAACTATGAGGTGACCTGGCTGGCTCAGTATGATCTGAACGGGAATCTTCAGTGGGATCAGACCTTCGATCCGGGAAGTGAGGCGGGTTTTGCCGACTTCGCGGTGGACAATGCCGGAAAAGTTACGGCTGTGGGCTATGCCGACTATGGCTATTCGTTCCTCGCCGTACAATATGCCAGCAACGGAACCCTCAACTGGCAATATCCAGATACCCTCACCAGTGATGTGGAAGCTTATCTCGTAGGTGTCGCCGCCGACGATAACGGAAATCTCTATGCGGTCGGTACGCTGGAGACCGGGCCTTTTTCTGAACAGGACATCGTTACCCTCAAGCTCAATCAGGACGGGGAATTCCTTTGGCAAAAACAATTCAATAATGGAGATGCCAATAGTGGCGCGGAGATCAGGCTGGGGACCAACGGTACAATCTATACCTTTGGCAACAAGGAGGATAACTTTGATGAATTTGCCTTAATCATCGCCTATGATTCCTCCGGCGCTAAATTATGGGAAGTGGACTACGAAATTGACTTCTACACGACGGTTGTAGCCGCCGAACTTGCTGCAAACGGAGATATTTATCTGGGCGTGCAGGATTTTGATTCGCTGGGTTTTGTGCGTTATTCCAGTACCGGTGCTCTGCAGACCACAAAGACTTACGGCGCCAACCAGGCGCAGTACCTGACCGATATTTCCCTCTCTGCCGATCATCTGTATGCAACAGGTGTGGAGGGGGAGCAGGCTACCACGACTCTGTTTTCCCTCCAATCCAATACCCTCGCGGAAGAATTTCTGGCACAACCCCGCGGGGAAGCCCTCAGTGATGCCCAGCCAGGGACCCTGATCACTGACGGCAACCATCTGTGGCTCTCGACCTTTTCCGACGACGGCGACACAGGTAGGTTTGCCATTACCAAACTGGATCCTGGCGGCCAGGTGTTGTGGGAGCGGAGTAAATCCTATTCTGCCGCGATCCCCTCATTTTCCTACCTTCAACACGATGGCGCTGGAAATGTCGCAGGTCTGTTTCAAAATAGCAAGAATGTCAGTGCGGGTTACAGCGGGCTGCTCAGCTATGATGCAAACGGTACAGAAAGGTTTACGGTATTGCTCGACAGCGCGGTAGTCTATGATGCAGGTGGACTGGCGCTCGACAATGCCGGCAATAGTTATATCACAGGCATCAACACCGGTACGAAACAGATGTTTATCTCCCGTTACGATGCCACAGGCACCTTGCAGTGGACACGATTCTACCAAAGTCCTTCCTCCAGTTTTCCCTATTCCAAACCCTATGAGATGAAATATACCGCCGGGGGAAAACTGGTCATTGCTGCGATCCACAAAGGCGCCAACAATGACAACGATCTCCACATCTTCCAATATACCACCGACGGAACCCTGGAGTGGCATAAAGATGTAGCCAACCAATCGGGCAACCTGACTGATTTTGCGGGCATGGAGATTGCGACAAACGGGGATATCAGCATTTTTGGCTCTTCCGGCATCGGCAATTATGTAGCGGCCCGCTTTGACAGTACGGGTACCTTGCTTTGGGATGAGAAAGGCAGTACCGGGAGCTTAGGTGCCCCACGCAGGATGGCGGTAGATACCCAGGGTCGTACCTATCTCTGTTTTTCCACCAACAGCCACGTCTATGTACGCCTGCTCAATACTTCCGGCGGACTGATCACCGACGCCCAACTTTCTCTGCCTTCTACAGGTAGCTTTTACTTTCCCTGGCGTTGTGCCATAGTGAATGATCAGTTGGCCATTTTGGGTGAGCATCTGACCCCTGCCGGGGGCGTGCCGTTTCAGATGCTGCTTGACAATCAGTTGAGCCTTGTCTACGGGTATATCGACTCTCTCCAGCGCGCCAAAATTCAGGCTATGGCGGTCGATCCCACGGGCGATCTGTACGGGGCCTACACCACAGGAGATCTTTCGCTGAGTGAGGGCTATCGGGGGGCATTGGTCCGGAAATATACCATCGGAACGGTAGGGTTGGAAGGCGACTTTCTGCCCGGCACACAAAGTATGCGGATTTATCCCAATCCCGCCCGGGAAGAGATTTGGGTAGGCCTGGACGTTACGCAACCGGGGCAATACCGATTCTCTCTCTATGACCTGCAAGGCCGCAGAGTTGCCAGGTTGGGAGAATCTACCCTTACCCCCGGGCTGCAGGAAATACGGTTTTCTCTTCCGGCACAGCTCAACGAAGGCGTGTATTTGCTGGGCGTAGCTTCCGAACAGGGACGGACTTTTCGGCGGTTGATGGTGCGGTGA